One genomic window of Bombus fervidus isolate BK054 chromosome 14, iyBomFerv1, whole genome shotgun sequence includes the following:
- the Stam gene encoding signal transducing adaptor molecule has product MGLFQNSSPFDADVEKATSEKNMSIEWGSMLDICDKVGTSTQNAKECLRSIVKRLYSPDPHIVMQALTLLDVCVINCGKTFHLEIASREFENDLRKLVNHSEPKIAEKMKVLLKKWAENDFKTDPQLNLIPSLYNKLKNEGHDFTSTSDTPKRINVLSKDPNVVTNSQEEEDIAKAIELSLKESKAHSQASSSHSSPASNKYTSLYPNVSSALGASSNSEGRKVRALYDFEAAEDNELTFFAGEIINILDDSDPNWWKGSNQNGEGLFPSNFVTADLSMEPEQFTKLEHSNKKMVQFAEEVEVKTVKREPEVVEVEIDERKMDRLLHLLHEADPQCDNSDPQEMLDLEEQVTAMGPLIDAALEKVDRRHAQLTQLSSDLVDALNLYHTLMREPPPPTPSNYTLPKMPPHINPYQFQNQGPPPPHIFNGVPPPHQTSFPVGGGPPGPYNATMPPNEYMGPASMPNMTLPQHFHVQPAGSHQHPPGGHPHGPPVPEQSNVPYSHQGYPPQTGTMPGPYGPPGPTGHPVSQQPQYAPPNGQHMM; this is encoded by the exons ATGGGCCTTTTCCAGAATTCCTCGCCTTTCGACGCTGACGTTG aaaagGCAACCAGTGAGAAGAATATGTCTATAGAATGGGGAAGTATGTTGGATATTTGTGATAAAGTAGGAACTTCTACCCAAAATGCAAAGGAATGTTTACGGTCGATTGTTAAAAGACTATATTCTCCAGACCCACACATTGTTATGCAAGCATTAACA TTGTTAGATGTATGTGTCATCAATTGTGGAAAAACATTTCATCTGGAAATTGCATCAAGAGAATTTGAAAATGACCTGAGGAAGCTTGTTAATCATTCTGAACCAAAGATTGCTGAAAAAATGAAGGTACTTTTAAAGAAATGGGCAGAAAATGATTTCAAAACTGATCCTCAgttaaatttaattccaagTTTATACAATAAACTTAAAAATGAAGGACATGATTTTACTTCTACATCAGATACG cctAAACGTATAAATGTATTAAGTAAAGATCCAAATGTAGTAACAAATTCACAAGAAGAGGAAGACATTGCAAAAG CCATAGAGCTTTCTCTTAAGGAAAGTAAAGCTCATAGTCAAGCATCCTCTTCACATAGCTCACCAGCATCTAATAAATACACCAGTTTATACCCTAATGTAAGTTCTGCACTTGGTGCCTCCAGCAACTCCGAAGGCAGGAAGGTCCGTGCTCTGTATGATTTTGAGGCAGCAGAAGATAAtgaattaacattttttgcaGGAGAAATAA TTAACATATTGGACGATTCTGATCCAAACTGGTGGAAAGGCAGTAACCAAAATGGAGAAGGACTATTTCCCTCTAACTTTGTTACTGCAGATTTGTCTATGGAGCCTGAACAGTTTACAA aattagaacACAGTAACAAGAAAATGGTTCAGTTTGCTGAAGAGGTAGAAGTAAAAACGGTAAAGAGAGAACCAGAAGTGGTTGAAGTTGAAatagatgaaagaaaaatggacagacttttacatttattacatgAAGCTGATCCTCAATGTGATAATTCGGATCCACAAGAAATGCTTGATTTGGAAG aaCAAGTTACTGCTATGGGACCGTTGATAGATGCAGCTTTAGAAAAAGTAGACAGGAGGCATGCACAGCTAACTCAGTTAAGTTCTGATCTGGTGGATGCTCTTAACTTGTATCATACATTGATGCGAGAACCACCACCTCCTACACCATCAAATTATACCCTACCTAAGATGCCACCTCACATAAACCCTTATCAGTTTCAAAATCAGGGACCACCACCTCCACAT ATATTTAATGGAGTTCCTCCACCTCATCAAACTTCCTTTCCTGTTGGAGGTGGTCCACCTGGGCCATATAATGCGACTATGCCACCTAACGAATATATGGGTCCTGCAAGCATGCCAAACATGACATTACCACAACATTTTCACGTGCAACCAGCGGGTTCGCATCAGCACCCACCAGGAGGACATCCTCATGGACCACCTGTGCCAGAGCAAAGCAACGTACCTTACTCACATCAAGG ATATCCACCTCAAACTGGTACTATGCCAGGACCATATGGTCCACCAGGACCAACAGGACATCCGGTAAGCCAACAACCTCAATATGCTCCACCAAATGGGCAACACATGATGTAA
- the LOC139994468 gene encoding uncharacterized protein isoform X2, which yields MRRRNVLCFLWITAILRIQGFVAAEADPVILSGTDLAQFQQSHPSHDPRPRLSASQQAQILSDVQQHQQRFRRPQDAINSRGSFDQVATKPQASASYPSLAKYKVDRAKQQQLQQLYQQQQQVQQLIQEQQQKIAQQLSNPNYLNAQTQFQSQPAKQQFPQQFSSQYQNTNSHFQNLQQDLSQPLFSDRQTLQLQEYLEKQRELELVQKQRQQLLLEQQELRRQQELLRLQQLQKLTSTTPLPVPVTSASTIAVSTATSPVLVSLPTARKITSSETDLFLKAIATHQKKFSTTTPIPPTTTTTARTTTTIKPTIVTAVSPRTYQEKITVTPTIPENLLSLIQEQQNQFVQQGKPKPQIKVIYQTEKPVTSKTVASKTRSASLGSERDVLLKQLKLALAQSIDDDVRNVSTRDIVLPNGKKIQLIDSSSSLTSNLPTDGSTLTMSTLALTTSTTTIKPPKAIFEELTRGVLPPGADFEVIRQKSDGKLEEIGKAPIQSLPAKKVTFVVLEEQPDGSYKVQGVKGNAEKEGSEVESIVEKIKKGELKLPPSSSNPTTVTSLQSFESGLDPNSISTRQSVTASSQSIASTSPRSTTPRSTSISSRYTESKPTEYFPHVTISPNSVPTTDKYLSSASSVTSHVYNSLGTANTTPKLTSLDHDSRVTLKYPSVTRSHFIPTMAPVNEIITTTLPSVPTTFSHQSTNSYIHFTARPTGETSPTLKTIPTTTRPSTTLHNENIIYQDSFERSTISSAIESPSTRSQIHESLNTLLRREGLFAMAKYLRQSGLDNVLNETGPYTIFVPTDKAFRTLLVQLGGPEKAEQKFRDNPRLLSGLLLHHVIPGAFRIDSLQDEMTGVSLAGTQLRVNEYAMHDHEWNDIKVTTINGAKVASNKRDIEIPQGVAHAVDRVMFPLPVGDLVQTLQADRERRFTNFLKMLYISGLQDTLSGPKTFTVFAPTDSAFESSSKDGAPVWTEEDGPEAAKTIVSRHVIPSTLYTAGMRYYLQKDTLRPQSPVHIHKNGGRVRVNEAHVVTHNIPATNGVLHAIDGIL from the exons ATGAGGCGGAGGAATGTTTTGTGCTTCCTGTGGATCACCGCGATCCTGAGGATACAAGGTTTCGTTGCTGCCGAAGCTGACCCGGTGATTCTCTCAGGGACCGACTTGGCTCAGTTCCAACAG AGTCATCCATCACATGATCCACGGCCGCGTCTCTCAGCTTCTCAACAGGCTCAAATATTGAGCGACGTTCAGCAACACCAGCAACGTTTCCGTCGACCCCAAGACGCGATCAATTCTCGAGGATCCTTCGATCAAGTTGCCACCAAGCCGCAAGCCAGCGCGTCCTACCCATCCCTGGCCAAATACAAAGTAGATCGTGCAAAACAGCAACAACTTCAACAGCTGTaccaacagcaacaacaagtACAGCAATTGATACAAGAACAGCAACAAAAAATAGCTCAACAACTCAGCAATCCAAACTACTTGAACGCTCAGACTCAATTCCAATCTCAACCAGCCAAGCAACAATTTCCACAGCAATTTAGCAGCCAGTATCAAAACACCAATAGCCACTTTCAGAACCTCCAGCAGGACTTGTCGCAACCTTTGTTCAGCGATCGACAGACGTTACAGCTGCAAGAATATCTAGAGAAGCAACGTGAGTTGGAATTGGTGCAAAAGCAAAGGCAACAATTGTTATTGGAACAACAGGAGCTACGAAGGCAGCAGGAGCTTCTGAGACTCCAACAGCTTCAGAAACTCACGTCGACTACTCCTTTGCCAGTTCCTGTCACATCTGCCAGCACGATTGCTGTCAGCACTGCAACGTCTCCTGTTCTCGTATCGCTACCAACAGCGAGAAAAATCACTTCATCCGAAACAGATCTGTTCCTGAAAGCGATAGCTACTCATCAGAAGAAGTTCTCTACGACCACACCAATTCCACCCACAACAACGACAACTGCGAGGACCACAACGACCATCAAACCGACCATCGTCACTGCAGTCTCTCCCAGAACGTACCAAGAAAAGATAACAGTCACTCCCACTATCCCAGAGAATTTATTGAGCCTGATACAGGAGCAACAGAATCAGTTTGTGCAACAGGGTAAGCCAAAACCTCAGATCAAGGTTATATATCAGACTGAGAAGCCAGTAACCTCGAAGACCGTCGCGTCAAAGACCAGGTCTGCTTCCTTAGGATCGGAAAGAGACGTTTTGTTGAAACAACTGAAGCTGGCTCTGGCTCAATCTATCGACGATGACGTGAGGAACGTCAGTACCAGGGACATAGTGCTTCCTAACGGAAAGAAGATTCAATTAATCGATTCTTCAAGCAGCTTAACGTCTAACCTTCCTACCGATGGATCCACTCTAACTATGTCTACTTTGGCGCTGACTACTTCGACGACGACTATCAAGCCACCGAAAGCTATTTTCGAAGAGCTGACTAGGGGCGTGCTTCCTCCTGGAGCTGACTTTGAGGTTATTAGACAGAAGAGCGACGGAAAGCTGGAGGAAATTGGAAAAGCACCGATTCAAAGTCTACCAGCGAAGAAGGTAACGTTTGTGGTATTGGAGGAGCAACCTGATGGCAGTTACAAGGTGCAAGGGGTGAAAGGGAACGCGGAGAAAGAGGGAAGCGAGGTCGAGTCTATCGTGGAGAAGATAAAGAAAGGAGAGTTAAAGTTGCCACCCAGTTCTTCGAATCCGACGACTGTGACTTCGCTTCAGAGTTTCGAGTCCGGCTTGGATCCAAATTCTATTTCGACGAGGCAGAGTGTAACAGCCTCGAGTCAAAGTATTGCGTCCACTAGCCCTAGATCGACTACTCCGAGATCTACTTCTATTTCGTCGAGGTACACGGAGAG CAAACCGACAGAATACTTCCCACACGTGACAATTTCACCAAATTCCGTGCCCACGACGGACAAATATCTGTCCTCGGCATCGAGCGTCACCAGCCACGTGTACAATTCACTTGGAACCGCAAACACAACCCCTAAATTGACCTCCTTGGATCACGATAGTCGAGTGACGTTGAAATATCCAAGTGTAACAAGGAGTCACTTCATTCCGACCATGGCTCCGGTCAATGAAATCATTACAACGACACTTCCATCGGTGCCGACGACTTTCTCGCATCAGTCGACCAATTCCTACATTCACTTCACCGCCAGGCCAACCGGTGAAACTTCACCGACCCTCAAGACGATCCCGACCACCACGAGGCCATCGACCACCTTACACAACGAGAATATAATCTATCAGGACAGCTTTGAAAGGTCCACCATATCATCGGCGATCGAATCACCTTCCACCAGGAGTCAGATACACGAGAGTTTGAACACGTTGCTTAGGAGGGAAGGACTGTTCGCCATGGCTAAATACTTGAGGCAGTCGGGTTTGGACAACGTGTTGAACGAAACTG GGCCGTACACAATATTTGTCCCGACAGACAAAGCTTTCAGGACACTTTTGGTGCAACTTGGTGGCCCAGAAAAGGCAGAGCAAAAGTTCCGAGATAATCCACGACTTCTTAGCGGG TTACTGCTGCACCACGTGATACCAGGAGCCTTCAGGATCGATTCATTGCAAGATGAAATGACTGGTGTTAGCTTAGCTGGAACGCAATTAAGAGTGAACGAATACGCAATGCACGACCACGAATGGAACGATATCAAG GTGACAACGATAAATGGCGCGAAAGTGGCATCGAATAAACGGGACATCGAGATACCACAGGGTGTCGCCCACGCCGTTGATAGGGTGATGTTTCCTCTTCCGGTTGGCGATTTGGTGCAAACGTTGCAGGCTGACCGCGAGAGAAGATTCACCAACTTCCTTAAAATGCTTTACATCTCGGGTCTTCAAGATACTTTATCAG GACCTAAAACTTTCACCGTTTTCGCACCAACGGACTCCGCTTTCGAATCATCTTCGAAGGACGGAGCACCGGTTTGGACGGAAGAAGACGGACCAGAAGCTGCGAAAACGATTGTTTCGAGACACGTGATTCCATCTACCCTATACACAGCTGGCATGAGGTATTATTTGCAAAAGGATACCCTTCGTCCTCAGTCACCTGTTCATATTCACAAAAATGGTG GTCGAGTACGAGTGAACGAGGCACATGTCGTAACACATAATATACCAGCAACAAATGGAGTTTTGCACGCAATTGACGGCATACTATAG
- the LOC139994468 gene encoding uncharacterized protein isoform X1, with the protein MRRRNVLCFLWITAILRIQGFVAAEADPVILSGTDLAQFQQSHPSHDPRPRLSASQQAQILSDVQQHQQRFRRPQDAINSRGSFDQVATKPQASASYPSLAKYKVDRAKQQQLQQLYQQQQQVQQLIQEQQQKIAQQLSNPNYLNAQTQFQSQPAKQQFPQQFSSQYQNTNSHFQNLQQDLSQPLFSDRQTLQLQEYLEKQRELELVQKQRQQLLLEQQELRRQQELLRLQQLQKLTSTTPLPVPVTSASTIAVSTATSPVLVSLPTARKITSSETDLFLKAIATHQKKFSTTTPIPPTTTTTARTTTTIKPTIVTAVSPRTYQEKITVTPTIPENLLSLIQEQQNQFVQQGKPKPQIKVIYQTEKPVTSKTVASKTRSASLGSERDVLLKQLKLALAQSIDDDVRNVSTRDIVLPNGKKIQLIDSSSSLTSNLPTDGSTLTMSTLALTTSTTTIKPPKAIFEELTRGVLPPGADFEVIRQKSDGKLEEIGKAPIQSLPAKKVTFVVLEEQPDGSYKVQGVKGNAEKEGSEVESIVEKIKKGELKLPPSSSNPTTVTSLQSFESGLDPNSISTRQSVTASSQSIASTSPRSTTPRSTSISSRYTESKPTEYFPHVTISPNSVPTTDKYLSSASSVTSHVYNSLGTANTTPKLTSLDHDSRVTLKYPSVTRSHFIPTMAPVNEIITTTLPSVPTTFSHQSTNSYIHFTARPTGETSPTLKTIPTTTRPSTTLHNENIIYQDSFERSTISSAIESPSTRSQIHESLNTLLRREGLFAMAKYLRQSGLDNVLNETGPYTIFVPTDKAFRTLLVQLGGPEKAEQKFRDNPRLLSGLLLHHVIPGAFRIDSLQDEMTGVSLAGTQLRVNEYAMHDHEWNDIKQVTTINGAKVASNKRDIEIPQGVAHAVDRVMFPLPVGDLVQTLQADRERRFTNFLKMLYISGLQDTLSGPKTFTVFAPTDSAFESSSKDGAPVWTEEDGPEAAKTIVSRHVIPSTLYTAGMRYYLQKDTLRPQSPVHIHKNGGRVRVNEAHVVTHNIPATNGVLHAIDGIL; encoded by the exons ATGAGGCGGAGGAATGTTTTGTGCTTCCTGTGGATCACCGCGATCCTGAGGATACAAGGTTTCGTTGCTGCCGAAGCTGACCCGGTGATTCTCTCAGGGACCGACTTGGCTCAGTTCCAACAG AGTCATCCATCACATGATCCACGGCCGCGTCTCTCAGCTTCTCAACAGGCTCAAATATTGAGCGACGTTCAGCAACACCAGCAACGTTTCCGTCGACCCCAAGACGCGATCAATTCTCGAGGATCCTTCGATCAAGTTGCCACCAAGCCGCAAGCCAGCGCGTCCTACCCATCCCTGGCCAAATACAAAGTAGATCGTGCAAAACAGCAACAACTTCAACAGCTGTaccaacagcaacaacaagtACAGCAATTGATACAAGAACAGCAACAAAAAATAGCTCAACAACTCAGCAATCCAAACTACTTGAACGCTCAGACTCAATTCCAATCTCAACCAGCCAAGCAACAATTTCCACAGCAATTTAGCAGCCAGTATCAAAACACCAATAGCCACTTTCAGAACCTCCAGCAGGACTTGTCGCAACCTTTGTTCAGCGATCGACAGACGTTACAGCTGCAAGAATATCTAGAGAAGCAACGTGAGTTGGAATTGGTGCAAAAGCAAAGGCAACAATTGTTATTGGAACAACAGGAGCTACGAAGGCAGCAGGAGCTTCTGAGACTCCAACAGCTTCAGAAACTCACGTCGACTACTCCTTTGCCAGTTCCTGTCACATCTGCCAGCACGATTGCTGTCAGCACTGCAACGTCTCCTGTTCTCGTATCGCTACCAACAGCGAGAAAAATCACTTCATCCGAAACAGATCTGTTCCTGAAAGCGATAGCTACTCATCAGAAGAAGTTCTCTACGACCACACCAATTCCACCCACAACAACGACAACTGCGAGGACCACAACGACCATCAAACCGACCATCGTCACTGCAGTCTCTCCCAGAACGTACCAAGAAAAGATAACAGTCACTCCCACTATCCCAGAGAATTTATTGAGCCTGATACAGGAGCAACAGAATCAGTTTGTGCAACAGGGTAAGCCAAAACCTCAGATCAAGGTTATATATCAGACTGAGAAGCCAGTAACCTCGAAGACCGTCGCGTCAAAGACCAGGTCTGCTTCCTTAGGATCGGAAAGAGACGTTTTGTTGAAACAACTGAAGCTGGCTCTGGCTCAATCTATCGACGATGACGTGAGGAACGTCAGTACCAGGGACATAGTGCTTCCTAACGGAAAGAAGATTCAATTAATCGATTCTTCAAGCAGCTTAACGTCTAACCTTCCTACCGATGGATCCACTCTAACTATGTCTACTTTGGCGCTGACTACTTCGACGACGACTATCAAGCCACCGAAAGCTATTTTCGAAGAGCTGACTAGGGGCGTGCTTCCTCCTGGAGCTGACTTTGAGGTTATTAGACAGAAGAGCGACGGAAAGCTGGAGGAAATTGGAAAAGCACCGATTCAAAGTCTACCAGCGAAGAAGGTAACGTTTGTGGTATTGGAGGAGCAACCTGATGGCAGTTACAAGGTGCAAGGGGTGAAAGGGAACGCGGAGAAAGAGGGAAGCGAGGTCGAGTCTATCGTGGAGAAGATAAAGAAAGGAGAGTTAAAGTTGCCACCCAGTTCTTCGAATCCGACGACTGTGACTTCGCTTCAGAGTTTCGAGTCCGGCTTGGATCCAAATTCTATTTCGACGAGGCAGAGTGTAACAGCCTCGAGTCAAAGTATTGCGTCCACTAGCCCTAGATCGACTACTCCGAGATCTACTTCTATTTCGTCGAGGTACACGGAGAG CAAACCGACAGAATACTTCCCACACGTGACAATTTCACCAAATTCCGTGCCCACGACGGACAAATATCTGTCCTCGGCATCGAGCGTCACCAGCCACGTGTACAATTCACTTGGAACCGCAAACACAACCCCTAAATTGACCTCCTTGGATCACGATAGTCGAGTGACGTTGAAATATCCAAGTGTAACAAGGAGTCACTTCATTCCGACCATGGCTCCGGTCAATGAAATCATTACAACGACACTTCCATCGGTGCCGACGACTTTCTCGCATCAGTCGACCAATTCCTACATTCACTTCACCGCCAGGCCAACCGGTGAAACTTCACCGACCCTCAAGACGATCCCGACCACCACGAGGCCATCGACCACCTTACACAACGAGAATATAATCTATCAGGACAGCTTTGAAAGGTCCACCATATCATCGGCGATCGAATCACCTTCCACCAGGAGTCAGATACACGAGAGTTTGAACACGTTGCTTAGGAGGGAAGGACTGTTCGCCATGGCTAAATACTTGAGGCAGTCGGGTTTGGACAACGTGTTGAACGAAACTG GGCCGTACACAATATTTGTCCCGACAGACAAAGCTTTCAGGACACTTTTGGTGCAACTTGGTGGCCCAGAAAAGGCAGAGCAAAAGTTCCGAGATAATCCACGACTTCTTAGCGGG TTACTGCTGCACCACGTGATACCAGGAGCCTTCAGGATCGATTCATTGCAAGATGAAATGACTGGTGTTAGCTTAGCTGGAACGCAATTAAGAGTGAACGAATACGCAATGCACGACCACGAATGGAACGATATCAAG CAGGTGACAACGATAAATGGCGCGAAAGTGGCATCGAATAAACGGGACATCGAGATACCACAGGGTGTCGCCCACGCCGTTGATAGGGTGATGTTTCCTCTTCCGGTTGGCGATTTGGTGCAAACGTTGCAGGCTGACCGCGAGAGAAGATTCACCAACTTCCTTAAAATGCTTTACATCTCGGGTCTTCAAGATACTTTATCAG GACCTAAAACTTTCACCGTTTTCGCACCAACGGACTCCGCTTTCGAATCATCTTCGAAGGACGGAGCACCGGTTTGGACGGAAGAAGACGGACCAGAAGCTGCGAAAACGATTGTTTCGAGACACGTGATTCCATCTACCCTATACACAGCTGGCATGAGGTATTATTTGCAAAAGGATACCCTTCGTCCTCAGTCACCTGTTCATATTCACAAAAATGGTG GTCGAGTACGAGTGAACGAGGCACATGTCGTAACACATAATATACCAGCAACAAATGGAGTTTTGCACGCAATTGACGGCATACTATAG